The genomic window CTGCGGCTACTATAACGGACGCCAGGTGCTCTCGGTTACTACTGAAGAGTAGGCCATGCGTATCTCGATAGATGCGATGGGGGGCGATTTCGCTCCTGCTGAGATCGTCGCCGGATCCCTCCAGGCCGCTGAAAAACTCCAGGGTCTGGAGAAGCTTTATCTGGTGGGTGACGAATCCGCCATCAAGGCTGAACTTGCCAAGCACAAGGGCCCGGTGCCTTCGTGCATTGAAATCGTGCATTGTTCGGAAGTGGTGGGGATGGGCGAATCCCCGGCGGTGGCTATCCGCCGCAAGAAGGATTCGTCGATCACCCGTTCCGTTGAGCTGGTGAGGGATGGCAAGGCCGATGCGGTGTTTTCCGCCGGCAACACGGGGGCTGCGGTTGCGGCCGCCACGTTGAAACTGCGGACGCTTAAAGGCGTCTCGCGCCCGGCCATTGCGACCGTCATGCCAACCCCGAACCAGCCGTTTGTCCTGCTCGATGCCGGAGCCAATCCCGACAGTACGCCGGAGATGATCCAGCAGTATGCCGTGATGGGCACCATCTATTCGCGCGAAATCCTCGGCGTGGAAAACCCCAGCGTGGGGCTTCTGAGCATTGGCGAGGAAGCGGCCAAAGGCAACGAGACCACCAAGAAAACCTTTGGTTTGCTGGAAAAGAGCAATCTCAACTTCAAAGGCAATGTGGAGAGCCGCGATCTTTATGGCGGCAAGGTCAGCGTGGCCGTGTGCGACGGTTTTGTGGGCAACGTGGTGCTGAAAACCAGTGAAGCG from Pontiella desulfatans includes these protein-coding regions:
- the plsX gene encoding phosphate acyltransferase PlsX, with product MRISIDAMGGDFAPAEIVAGSLQAAEKLQGLEKLYLVGDESAIKAELAKHKGPVPSCIEIVHCSEVVGMGESPAVAIRRKKDSSITRSVELVRDGKADAVFSAGNTGAAVAAATLKLRTLKGVSRPAIATVMPTPNQPFVLLDAGANPDSTPEMIQQYAVMGTIYSREILGVENPSVGLLSIGEEAAKGNETTKKTFGLLEKSNLNFKGNVESRDLYGGKVSVAVCDGFVGNVVLKTSEAVASMIGNWLKDMFKRNIFRILGYFLARGVFKEMRKHADPHSYGGAPLLGANGVVIIGHGSSTAFATLNGIRVATEALDHDVNHLIEAELQSITTQS